Genomic segment of Drosophila ananassae strain 14024-0371.13 chromosome 2L, ASM1763931v2, whole genome shotgun sequence:
GGCCTTTTGATGCAAAAACTCTGAATAAAATGCTCaacgtttaaaaataattttttatggagttttatttttattcatattcTCATTAATAcgcattaaattttaatactCATCAAAATACTTCAAAATACCTTTAATAATGCAATTAATCCTAATAGAAAGGTAACATTCTTCTAATCTTTAAACACTTTGTTTTCCACCTGCCAGAATctctaaaaccaaaaaacaaaatcccCCCACTCAGCAACAAAGCAGAAACCCATCAAAGTCAATAGCTCGCTACCAGCTTTGAAAAGAGTACTTGAAACTGAAGTACGCAGGGATTTTCGAGCCACTTGATTAATCAGTTAGctctttttttataatatatctATCAGCCAAAGATTATAACATGTTTTCATACTCTGACAGGGGGTAGTCATAGGTAGTCAATACATAGTTCCATAATATATTGATATCCTCGTAATAACTAATTCAAGCAATTAGTTATTAGTTAAAAGGgattattttgtttctttaaACAACTTCTTGAATCAAAAAACGTACAGCTTACActcttttatgtttttaacTATGCttacttttatatatattcttcatcCAGTCTAAAGATCAAACCGTACCATATATTATCAGCTCATGGATGTAGATAAGAATCTGAAACTCGAGTACTTTCTGCAGCCTATAAAAGCGCAAAATGTAACCCATCCTAGACACTATTCGgttaaaataccaaaatgaaaGTAATCTTGTTTTCGGCTCTTCTGGCTGCAGCAGGTGAGTCTTTGggaattaaaaattacaatcTACAATTGACTCTTCTACCAGTGTTTGCTGTGCCTGTCGAAGAGCGTGTTAATGGCGAAAATGGATGGTTTGTTCCGAAGGACGATGGTAGTTTGGAATGGATGGATACGAAACGGGCTGAGGAGCTCATGCTGAGAAGCAGTTCGGTCGAAGGTCGTTCTAACGATGTGACCTTTTATTTGTACACCAAGGATAACCCTACTGAGGGCAAGGAAATCAGAGCCGAAAAAGCCTCCGTCGATGACTCGCACTTTAATAAGAACCATGGCACCCGATTTGTGATACACGGATGGAAGGGTCGCTACACGGACAGCATGAACAAGAAGATCACCAAGGCCTGGCTTTCCCGAGGCGACTATAACGTGATTGTGGTTAACTGGGCTCGCGCCATATCGGTGGAGTACGCCACCTCGGTGATGGCTGTTCCCGGAGCCGGAGCCAAGGTTGGCGAGATGATCAAGTATCTGCACGAGCACCACGACATGTCCCTGGACACTCTGGAGGTGATTGGTCACAGCCTGGGCTCCCATGTGGCTGGCTATGCTGGCAAGACGGTTGGCGACAAAAGGGTTCACACCATTATCGGCCTGGATCCGGCAATGCCACTGTTCAGCTACGACCAGCCCAACAAGCGACTCTCCACCGAGGACGCCTTCTACGTGGAGTCCATCCAGACGAACGGAGGCCGGCTGGGATTCCTGAAGCCCATCGGCAAGGGTGCGTTCTACCCGAACGGCGGCAAAACACAGCCCGGCTGCTCCTCCACCGACAATTCCTGCTCCCACCAGCGGTCCGTGACCTATTACGTGGAAGCTGTCACCCAGGACAACTTCGGGACCATCAAGTGCAAGGACTACGAGGCGGCGGTGGCCAAGGAGTGTGGAAGTACCTACAGCAGTGTGCGCATGGGGGCCGACACTAATGCCTACATGGTCGAGGGGGACTTCTATGTGCCGGTGAATGATAAAGCTCCATTCGGCAAGATTGAATAGAAAACGAAGaaagaataataaataatataaatgcaGAGATACTATGTGCCTCAAGTACTTTAGTCCTATTTTCTGTCAGTTTATCTATATAGGGGTTGGGACTTCCAGGGGGTCTTTAATTACTGACATTGTTTAAAGCCAAGTGTTTTCCattattttcaatatcaaGGTAGTCCACATGGAGGGTCTATTTTAGAATGCAAATCGCCATTCATAATGATTAAGACAAAGGCACTTTAATCAGgcaaaactatttaaaatttccCATATATCTGTATAAGATATCTGTATAAGCATGATATACTATAGAAATGCCAGTTCCACAATGAATGTTGATTGATTAGAGTTGAAGTATTGGTAGAGTATTTTTGTTAGATAAAGCTGTCATATAAACATCTATTTAAATCTTaagatttgttttgtttaaaaacaCTCAAAGATTAAGAAATGACCAAAACAGAAACAATATCACAATGTTTTCAATATAATAAgagtttttaaattagatCCAATAACTATGCAATCATCTCCTTTTTGCGATCTTGATTACGACCCTTTTCTAGTTACATATGATGTTGAAATAATACGATATTGAAATACCAATGGACCTGTGATGAGCGAACAAAGAATTGATAAAATATATCAAATTGATAAAGTATCTGGCCACACACAGATAATATAAACGATGATTAAATAAGACGTCAGTCACTGCAGACCTCTATCTGAAACGTGAACCACTCGAAAAGGGCCACGCGGCCGAAAATATCAAATCGAATTCAATCAAATTAAACGAAAGATGGACATTCTACTTAGGCCCGATTGCCGGAACACATGCTCCACCCCTCGAACCTTCCGACCACGACGTCCTTATCGAATCGGCGTGGTCCGAGTGTCCGAATGGCCATCCATTGGCCCTATCTCGAGTGGGGTGCTTCAATGTGTCGGAGATTCCATCGGAACATCGGACCATGGAGTCCCATATATAAAGGCAACTCCATGCCACCCCCAGATTGTTAGTTGAAGTTGACTTTGCCACAATGATGAAACTGCTTTTGGCCCTAGCCTTCTGTGTACTGGCGGGTGAGTAGAGGGGCTAATTTCAATTTGAGggaataaacaaattaagcaTTTATCACCGTTCTATTGGTTCATAAAAGTAACTTTAATACACTTTTCTGTGAGATCTTTTTAAGTTCTTTGTTGATGTGACTCTTAAGACTTATTACCATTATGGGCTTcacttttaaatatattcaacATCTTTTGAGCTAAAGCTTATCTTAAAAGAGACTGCTTTATTAACCACAAATATAAATTaacatattttaataatttttcacttttaattCCCAGCAAATGCCGTTGAGATCCGCGAGAATGGTGAGAACGGATGGTACGTTCCGCAGGTCGATGGAAGCCTGGAGTGGATGGACCGTGAGGTGGCCGAGGCCTTCCTGGACGCCAGCAGCCGCAAGGAGGGACGCAGCGTCCTCAACCCCGTGACCTTCTACCTGTACACCCACTCGAACCGTGACAACCCTCAGGAAATTAAGGCCACTTCCGCCTCTATTTCCGGCTCCCACTTCAATCCTAACAACCCCACCCGCTTCACCATTCACGGTTGGTCCTCCAGCAAGGACGAGTTCATCAACTACGGAGTCCGCGACGCCTGGTTCTCCCACGGAGACATGAACATGATCGCCGTCGACTGGGGACGCGCCCGTTCCGTCGATTACGCCTCCTCGGTGGTTGCCGTTCCCGGAGTGGGAGAGCAGGTCGCTGATCTGATCAACTTCCTGCGCAACAGCCACGGCCTCAACCTGGACAACACCATGATTATTGGCCACAGCCTGGGTGCCCATGTTTCGGGCTATGCCGGCAAGAACGTCAAGAACGGCCAGGTCCACACCATCATCGGCCTGGACCCCGCCCTGCCCCTCTTCAGCTACGACTCCCCCAACAAGCGCTTGAGCTCCACCGATGCCTGGTACGTGGAGTCCATCCAGACCAACGGAGGAACCCTTGGATTCCTGAAGCCCATTGGCAAGGGTGCTTTCTACCCCAACGGCGGCAAGAGCCAGCCCGGCTGCGGCGTCGATCTGACCGGATCCTGCGCCCACAGCCGTTCCGTCATCTACTATGCCGAGTCCGTTCAGCAGAACAACTTCCCTACCATGAAGTGCGGAGACTACGAGGAGGCCGTCTCCAAGGCCTGCGGCAGCTCCTACAGCTCCGTCCACATGGGCGCCACTACCAACGCCTACATGGTGGCCGGAGACTACTACGTTCCCGTCCGTAGCGAAGCTCCCTACGGAATGGGCAACTAAGTCCGTTTCAGCCAAATTAATAAATTGAGTGAAAGCTCTGTGAGCGAAAGCAATTCGTAAAAAAGAGCTTTAATGGGTCTATTTTTAAGGGTATTCGGGGCAAAAGAAATGAGTtatttaaatcattaaaaaaatacatgcATCACAACTATACAAAAAAGTAGAGTATTATTTCGTATAtcttatacatttttttaagcaTTCTAGATAGTTGTTTTCAAAGCTACTTCTTATAAATATAGGTCCTAATTAATCCGCACCTCTGTATTATAAGTAAtttattcttttaaaatatattattttatttttattagctCTGTAGGTTGGGCCTTTTAGTTCCAAAGTTAAACTATTCTATTTATAAAGACTCTTCAAATGTAATTGTATTAAGCTGTTTTGGCAAAATTCCATAATCATTCAATATAAGAGAAAAATTTCCTGGAAAATAAATTGGGCTTGATAGGAACATGTGTAGAGCTTTTGCCAATGGATCTAAATCTAACTGATTAGAAATGATCTAATCACTCGGTGTAGTTGCGCAGGTTTTAATTTCCATTCAAGAAAGAAAGGTATAAATAACAGCTACAGGTGCGTTTTATAAACCATTCCAATAAAAGTCTCACGATGAGATTGTGCTTCCTAGTTTTGGGCTGCGTGATAGCTGGTACTTTGCCCTTAAGCTCGGACTTTTCAAACGACATAACATGGAAATCTCCTAATTATTCTAGCTAGTGCCTGGCCAGTCAATGACATTTCGCTGCGAGTCCATGGCCTCAATGGCTGGTATGTGCCCCAAGTGACTGGCGGTCTAAGATGGGTCACCAAGTCGGAAGGAGAGCGCGAGTTGGCTTCTTATGAGAACCAATTGGAAGGTCGTTTGTCGACCAACACTGTGAAATTCTACTTGTACACCCGGACAAACCCCTCCGTAGGGCAGGAGATTAAAGCCACTCAAGCCTCCATTGATTCTTCTAACTTCAACCCCGAGAATCCTACCAGGTAACCTCACcttcaaaataaattcaaCAATAAATCAATAGTTGAATTTCCTTCACAGGATCACCATTCATGGCTGGAACGCCAACTACAAGGATGGAGTTAACACCAGAATAGCCAACGCCTGGTTCCAGTTCGGAGACTACAACATGATTGCCGTGGACTGGGCCCGTGGCAGATCCTTGGAGTACGCCTCTTCAGTAGCCGGAGCTCCGGGAGCTGGCAAGAAAATTGCCGCCCTTGTAGACTTCCTTGTCGAAAACAAAAGCATGAACCTGGGCAACTTGGAGGTGGTGGGCTTCAGCCTAGGCGCCCATGTGGCTGGCTTCACGGCCAAGAATGTGGCAAGCGGAAAGGTCGGCAAGGTGGTGGGCTTGGATCCCGCCTCCCCGCTGGTCAGCTACTCGAACACCGAGAAACGTCTGGCCAGTGGTGATGCCCAGTACGTGGAGGTCATCCATACCAATGGCGGTACCTTGGGCTTTACCAAGACCATCGGACAAGCTGACTTCTACATGAACGGCGGCAAGTCCCAGCCTGGATGTGGCTTCGATATCACCGGCAGTTGCTCGCACACCCGAGCAGTTATGTACTATTCGGAGGCCCTTCTGTGGAACAACTTCCCCTCGAAGAGGTGCGAGACCTACCAGCAGGCCAACAAGAACTCTTGCGGAGATCAGTTCAGCACAGTTCAGATGGGAGCCTTTGTGAATGCCTTTATGGCCGAGGGCATCTTCTACGTTCCGGTAAATAAGGAATCGCCGTTTGGGTTCGGTGAGAAGGCCACTGAGACTACTTCTGCCCCGGAAATCACTACAACTCGAAGCGAAGAGGAAACTACTGCTGCTCCTGGAGGACAGGAAACCACTGCTGCTCCTGGAGGAGAGGAGACTACTGCTGCTCCAGGCGGTGAGGAAACTACTGCTGCTCCCGGAGGAGAGGAAACTACTGCTGCACCTGGTGGTGAGGAAACCACAGCTGCCCCAGAAGATGATGAGACAACTGTTGTCCCTGGAGAAGAGACCACCGATGCCGGAGATGATGAGACTACAGAGACTCCCGGAGAAAATGGCGATGACTCGACTACCGAAGAACCAGAAGAGGTCCCTACCACCTCAACCATCATTCCAGAGACTCCAACCGTCACTACCACCACTGAGGagcccaccaccaccaccatcgtACCAGAGACTCCAACTGTCACTACAACCACTGAGGagcccaccaccaccaccatcgtACCAGCGACTCCAACTGTCACCACAACCACTGAGGAGCCCACCACGACCACCATCGCTCCAGTGACTCCAACTGTCACCACAACCACTGAGGagcccaccaccacccccatcCCCGTGGAGCCTCCAACCGTCCCCACAACCACTGAGGAGCCCACCACCATTACGACCATCTCGCCGCCTGATGACGACAAAAAGCCACCTAGCAGttccaaaaacattttcattttgaacGTGTTTCTGGTCAACGTTAAAGTGGAGAAGTAAATCAATAACCAAAAACATTCCGTAGCTGACTGAGCGCGGAAAAGTTAGCAATAAAGTCCCAACCAATATCGCATTTCCAATAAAACTGAAGAGCATGAAAGGGGCGGGATATGGGAACCCCTTGCTTTTAATTACCGACCTGGGTCTTTGATGTTCTTCTGCCAAGCCAAGGCCCTGAATCGAGTGACTCACATCCGACGAATCAACATCCTCATTAAATTATTGTCTAATCAGTTCCAGATGGTTTCGATTAGTCCCAAGACAGATTATACTGGTGGCGAGTACACAAAACTTTCCTTATCGCATTATCACCAGTCACTGCTGCCTTTCAATGGCCTCCATAAAGAACTTTGCCAAAAGTTCCAGTAACCAAATGGCAACTTCCCATTAAGTGAATTTTATGACTGGTAGCTAATCGTGcgagtttatttattattcatgTCCAATCGCTTGTCTTCCCTGGTGATCGACAATTTCACTTTTGCCTTTTCATTCTTGAGATTCTTTCCTCACCTCACACTCCCAAATTGGCATCTCAATTGGCACAAAGGTTTTTGAAACTTCTTATGAGACAGACACCCTCAGTGTCCACCAAACAAGATAGCAGTTTCACATCGAAGTAGGAGCCACTGGGACAGAGCTCCTCAATTTGTTCTCCATCCACGCACTTCAAGTATCCTGCACAGTTATTGGGGTCAAGTTTTATTTCCCCCTCGGTGCAGATGGCCGGCGGCTGCACGCAGACCCCATTGCTGTCTATGATGCAGGTCTTATAAACGGGTTCGAAGTAGCTGCCACTGGGGCACTTTTTGGACTCGGGTCTACCACTCACACAATTCAAATAACCGGCACAGTCGTCGGGATCGGCGGATATTGCGCCATCGGTACACTGACTCGTGGCATTGGCACAAACACCATTTTCATCCATCACACAGAGCGATAGGACGGTATTAAAGTAACTGCCACTGGGACACTTTTCTTTCACAATCACTCCATTCACACACTCGAGGTATCCGGCGCAGTTATCCGGATCCTGCTCCACCAGACCCTCTATGCAACTTCTTGGCGCATTTTCGGGACAAATTTTCAGCTCATCCACCACACAAACTTGATTTTTATCCTCGAAATATGTGCCTTCGGGACAAGTCAAGTGTAAATTTTCCTCATTCAAACACTGGAAATAGCTGCCACAGTCCTCGGGATCAGCTTCCAGGAAGCCCTCCTGGCACGTTTTAGAATCTCTGATGACTTCCGTCAAGGATAGGGATACCAGGGAAATAAAAACCACTACAGCGGGTTAGAAATAATTAGTCACTGGTTGCTTTCTTCCTTGGTCATATCCTGGCTCACCATGGCAAAATATCCAAGCGCGCTGaagtttcattttttactGAATTTGCAACTAAACTGCTCCAGTTTCTTTTATAAAGCAACTCCATTAGAATAATTGCAGAGAGATAAGTTTTTATCTCAACGAGCTAACAACTATAGTTTCGAGTGTAACAAATACAATGACTAATATTTTCCCCAACAAACAAAAGATATTTTAACCAGGTTCGACCCAAAACCATAAAGGATTTTTATACAATAAGAAAATCTATTAGTATGGAATGCTCCGGTTCACACTTTCCTGTCAACTGATTACCATATTTTCATCACTTGCTCGAGCTTGGGCTTCCGCTTGAGTTTCTGCAACAACTAGCGAATTAACATACTACCGGGGAAATCCCCCCGGGCATTCAATGCTTTTGTTTGTGAAGGTCAAAGGGCTTAGACGTGTCGGGAAATGAGGTAGAACATATGGCACATCAGCCAGTCGCCTTAGGGCTCATTATTCACTTTACTTACCCAAAGCTGACGAGGCGTCCTTAAAGCTTTTAGTTCTTAGCCTTTAAGCCCGAAAGGAACGTTAATTTATCAAAACACAAAACTGTTACTATTTCGTTTAACGGATTGTTGTGAacattttttcgtttttttgctCCATTTTCCCCGATTGCTGCCTGAATGGAAATGGGAATCCCTTTCACACAGCTCGTGTGTTGTGGTTGGACTCATGGGTTGAGCAAATATCGCAAACATTCGTCTACTTTGGTAGCAATAAATATTCCGTTTGGTGTTCAAAAGAAACTCTTTGCCCGACTGTTGGctaaaaaatttcaaacacGCATTCCCCAATGTCCTTAGTGGGTCGTTTCCCAAATGGCCCTAAAGGTTCAAacgaaaaaaaggaaaactctTAGGGTCAGGGCTAATGATACGAGAACTCGACTGCAAGCGCAGGCTAAATGCTACCAAGTGTGCCAACTAAAAAAGTGTCAACAATTGTCACATCTCGGGGAATTGA
This window contains:
- the LOC6505909 gene encoding tenascin, yielding MKLQRAWIFCHVVFISLVSLSLTEVIRDSKTCQEGFLEADPEDCGSYFQCLNEENLHLTCPEGTYFEDKNQVCVVDELKICPENAPRSCIEGLVEQDPDNCAGYLECVNGVIVKEKCPSGSYFNTVLSLCVMDENGVCANATSQCTDGAISADPDDCAGYLNCVSGRPESKKCPSGSYFEPVYKTCIIDSNGVCVQPPAICTEGEIKLDPNNCAGYLKCVDGEQIEELCPSGSYFDVKLLSCLVDTEGVCLIRSFKNLCAN
- the LOC6505613 gene encoding vitellogenin-1, giving the protein MRLCFLVLGCVIAASAWPVNDISLRVHGLNGWYVPQVTGGLRWVTKSEGERELASYENQLEGRLSTNTVKFYLYTRTNPSVGQEIKATQASIDSSNFNPENPTRITIHGWNANYKDGVNTRIANAWFQFGDYNMIAVDWARGRSLEYASSVAGAPGAGKKIAALVDFLVENKSMNLGNLEVVGFSLGAHVAGFTAKNVASGKVGKVVGLDPASPLVSYSNTEKRLASGDAQYVEVIHTNGGTLGFTKTIGQADFYMNGGKSQPGCGFDITGSCSHTRAVMYYSEALLWNNFPSKRCETYQQANKNSCGDQFSTVQMGAFVNAFMAEGIFYVPVNKESPFGFGEKATETTSAPEITTTRSEEETTAAPGGQETTAAPGGEETTAAPGGEETTAAPGGEETTAAPGGEETTAAPEDDETTVVPGEETTDAGDDETTETPGENGDDSTTEEPEEVPTTSTIIPETPTVTTTTEEPTTTTIVPETPTVTTTTEEPTTTTIVPATPTVTTTTEEPTTTTIAPVTPTVTTTTEEPTTTPIPVEPPTVPTTTEEPTTITTISPPDDDKKPPSSSKNIFILNVFLVNVKVEK
- the LOC6505612 gene encoding phospholipase A1, whose product is MMKLLLALAFCVLAANAVEIRENGENGWYVPQVDGSLEWMDREVAEAFLDASSRKEGRSVLNPVTFYLYTHSNRDNPQEIKATSASISGSHFNPNNPTRFTIHGWSSSKDEFINYGVRDAWFSHGDMNMIAVDWGRARSVDYASSVVAVPGVGEQVADLINFLRNSHGLNLDNTMIIGHSLGAHVSGYAGKNVKNGQVHTIIGLDPALPLFSYDSPNKRLSSTDAWYVESIQTNGGTLGFLKPIGKGAFYPNGGKSQPGCGVDLTGSCAHSRSVIYYAESVQQNNFPTMKCGDYEEAVSKACGSSYSSVHMGATTNAYMVAGDYYVPVRSEAPYGMGN